Proteins found in one Bacillus subtilis subsp. subtilis str. 168 genomic segment:
- the pucL gene encoding urate oxidase with peroxide reductase N-terminal domain (Evidence 1a: Function from experimental evidences in the studied strain; PubMedId: 11344136, 12823818, 17567580, 20168977, 23760935, 28531234; Product type e : enzyme), whose amino-acid sequence MFTMDDLNQMDTQTLTDTLGSIFEHSSWIAERSAALRPFSSLSDLHRKMTGIVKAADRETQLDLIKKHPRLGTKKTMSDDSVREQQNAGLGKLEQQEYEEFLMLNEHYYDRFGFPFILAVKGKTKQDIHQALLARLESERETEFQQALIEIYRIARFRLADIITEKGETQMKRTMSYGKGNVFAYRTYLKPLTGVKQIPESSFAGRDNTVVGVDVTCEIGGEAFLPSFTDGDNTLVVATDSMKNFIQRHLASYEGTTTEGFLHYVAHRFLDTYSHMDTITLTGEDIPFEAMPAYEEKELSTSRLVFRRSRNERSRSVLKAERSGNTITITEQYSEIMDLQLVKVSGNSFVGFIRDEYTTLPEDGNRPLFVYLNISWQYENTNDSYASDPARYVAAEQVRDLASTVFHELETPSIQNLIYHIGCRILARFPQLTDVSFQSQNHTWDTVVEEIPGSKGKVYTEPRPPYGFQHFTVTREDAEKEKQKAAEKCRSLKA is encoded by the coding sequence ATGTTCACAATGGATGACCTGAACCAAATGGACACACAAACACTGACAGACACACTTGGCTCTATTTTTGAACACTCTTCATGGATTGCGGAGAGATCCGCAGCACTACGGCCGTTTTCGTCCCTTTCTGATCTTCACCGCAAAATGACTGGCATTGTAAAAGCTGCGGATCGCGAGACACAGCTTGATTTAATCAAAAAGCATCCCCGGCTCGGAACAAAGAAAACAATGAGCGATGACTCGGTACGAGAGCAGCAGAACGCAGGGCTCGGCAAATTAGAACAGCAGGAATACGAGGAGTTTCTCATGCTGAATGAACACTATTATGATCGCTTCGGCTTTCCTTTTATTTTAGCGGTGAAGGGAAAGACGAAACAGGACATTCACCAAGCCCTGCTGGCAAGGCTTGAGAGCGAACGAGAAACGGAGTTCCAGCAGGCCCTTATAGAAATTTACCGAATCGCCCGCTTTCGTCTGGCTGACATCATCACTGAAAAAGGAGAGACGCAAATGAAAAGAACCATGTCTTATGGCAAAGGAAATGTATTTGCATACCGAACGTATTTAAAACCGCTCACTGGAGTGAAGCAAATCCCGGAATCATCTTTTGCCGGAAGAGATAATACCGTTGTCGGCGTTGATGTGACATGCGAAATTGGCGGAGAAGCCTTCCTGCCATCATTTACAGACGGAGACAACACTCTCGTCGTGGCAACGGATTCAATGAAAAACTTTATCCAGCGCCATCTCGCATCCTATGAAGGAACGACAACCGAGGGGTTCCTACACTATGTAGCTCACCGATTTTTAGATACCTATTCTCATATGGACACGATCACTCTGACTGGCGAAGACATTCCGTTTGAAGCAATGCCTGCATACGAGGAGAAAGAGCTCAGCACAAGCCGCCTCGTCTTCAGAAGATCGCGTAATGAACGAAGCCGCTCTGTGCTGAAAGCAGAACGAAGCGGGAATACCATAACGATTACAGAGCAATACAGCGAAATCATGGATCTTCAGCTCGTCAAGGTGAGCGGCAACTCCTTCGTCGGCTTCATCCGGGACGAATATACGACTCTCCCGGAAGACGGCAACCGCCCGCTGTTTGTCTATTTAAACATCAGCTGGCAATATGAAAATACAAATGACTCATACGCTTCTGATCCAGCACGCTACGTTGCGGCTGAACAAGTCCGCGACTTAGCGAGCACCGTTTTTCACGAGCTCGAAACCCCTTCAATCCAAAACCTAATCTATCATATCGGCTGCAGAATATTAGCGAGGTTCCCGCAGCTCACTGATGTCAGCTTCCAATCTCAAAATCACACGTGGGATACGGTTGTCGAAGAAATCCCGGGCTCAAAAGGAAAAGTCTACACCGAACCGCGCCCGCCATACGGTTTCCAACATTTTACCGTGACAAGAGAAGACGCCGAGAAAGAAAAACAGAAAGCCGCTGAAAAATGTCGGAGCCTGAAAGCCTGA
- the pucC gene encoding xanthine dehydrogenase, FAD-binding subunit (Evidence 2a: Function from experimental evidences in other organisms; PubMedId: 9098051, 11344136, 18569337; Product type e: enzyme): MNGQVTKARMNIQLWRPAALDEAYSLLEKLAPDVCAASGSTLLQLQWDKGTLPKQHLVSLEGIDEMRGISTSDTHVSIGGLTSLNECRKNPLIKRALSCFSDAASAVAAPGIRSRATIGGNIASKIGDFIPLLLVLGAELIVYQKELIRLPLGAWLSEEDFRTAIVTRVIIPRAEGERVFYHKLGRRQAFTGAAAVAAGRFLKDGSIRLAAGHADITPRRLLDSEAKWMAPGWDPHELYKTLIHELPFSSDVFMSAAYRKKAAANVIMAELMAEGGE, encoded by the coding sequence GCCTATTCGCTTTTAGAGAAGCTTGCTCCGGATGTGTGTGCCGCATCGGGAAGCACGCTCCTTCAGCTTCAGTGGGACAAAGGAACTCTACCGAAACAGCACCTTGTCAGCCTTGAAGGGATTGACGAAATGCGAGGGATCAGCACCAGTGACACCCACGTGTCGATCGGGGGGCTCACATCACTGAATGAATGCAGAAAGAACCCTTTGATTAAGAGAGCGCTTAGCTGTTTCAGTGACGCTGCTTCCGCTGTCGCTGCACCGGGGATTCGCAGCCGTGCCACGATTGGCGGCAACATAGCGAGTAAAATCGGTGATTTCATTCCGCTTCTGCTTGTGCTTGGTGCTGAGCTTATCGTATATCAAAAGGAGCTAATCAGGCTGCCGCTTGGCGCTTGGCTCAGTGAGGAAGACTTTAGAACGGCTATCGTCACGCGTGTCATCATCCCGCGGGCGGAGGGAGAGCGTGTATTTTATCACAAGCTTGGAAGGCGCCAGGCTTTTACCGGAGCGGCTGCTGTTGCAGCTGGACGTTTTTTGAAAGACGGCAGCATTCGCCTCGCCGCTGGCCATGCCGATATCACTCCTAGGAGATTATTGGACAGCGAAGCGAAATGGATGGCACCAGGGTGGGACCCGCATGAGCTGTACAAAACACTTATCCATGAGCTGCCGTTTTCCTCAGATGTTTTTATGTCAGCGGCATACAGAAAAAAAGCCGCTGCCAACGTCATCATGGCAGAGCTGATGGCTGAGGGAGGGGAATAA
- the pucK gene encoding uric acid permease subunit (Evidence 1a: Function from experimental evidences in the studied strain; PubMedId: 11344136, 15849754, 16850406; Product type t: transporter), producing the protein MKEQHNALQLMMLGLQHMLAMYAGAILVPLIVGAAIGLNAGQLTYLIAIDLFMCGAATLLQLWRNRYFGIGLPVVLGCTFTAVGPMISIGSTYGVPAIYGAIIAAGLIVVLAAGFFGKLVRFFPPVVTGSVVMIIGISLIPTAMNNLAGGEGSKEFGSLDNVLLGFGVTAFILLLFYFFKGFIRSIAILLGLIAGTAAAYFMGKVDFSEVLEASWLHVPSLFYFGPPTFELPAVVTMLLVAIVSLVESTGVYFALADITNRRLSEKDLEKGYRAEGLAILLGGLFNAFPYTAFSQNVGIVQLSKMKSVNVIAITGIILVAIGLVPKAAALTTVIPTPVLGGAMIVMFGMVISYGIKMLSSVDLDSQGNLLIIASSVSLGLGATTVPALFSSLSGAASVLAGSGIVIGSLTAIALHAFFQTKQPNSADIKT; encoded by the coding sequence ATGAAGGAACAGCACAATGCCTTACAGCTAATGATGCTGGGGCTTCAGCACATGCTTGCCATGTATGCGGGAGCCATTCTCGTTCCGTTGATCGTCGGAGCAGCGATCGGGCTGAATGCGGGGCAGCTGACGTATTTAATCGCGATTGATTTGTTTATGTGCGGGGCGGCAACTCTTTTGCAGCTCTGGAGAAACCGATATTTCGGCATCGGCCTTCCCGTTGTGCTCGGATGCACGTTTACCGCAGTCGGCCCGATGATTTCCATCGGAAGCACTTACGGTGTCCCAGCGATATATGGTGCCATTATCGCCGCAGGACTGATTGTCGTCTTAGCCGCGGGCTTCTTCGGGAAGCTTGTCCGTTTTTTTCCGCCTGTCGTAACCGGATCAGTCGTCATGATCATCGGCATCAGCCTGATTCCAACGGCAATGAATAACCTGGCCGGAGGTGAAGGAAGCAAAGAATTCGGCTCACTCGACAACGTGCTCCTCGGGTTTGGCGTCACAGCTTTTATCTTATTGCTGTTTTATTTCTTTAAAGGCTTTATCCGCTCCATAGCGATTTTACTCGGTCTTATCGCAGGAACAGCGGCTGCATATTTCATGGGAAAGGTCGATTTTTCTGAGGTTTTGGAGGCGTCTTGGCTTCATGTTCCGTCTCTGTTTTATTTCGGACCGCCAACCTTTGAGCTGCCGGCTGTTGTCACGATGCTTCTCGTTGCAATTGTCAGCCTCGTTGAATCGACAGGCGTTTATTTTGCCCTCGCTGATATCACAAACCGCAGGCTGTCGGAGAAGGATCTGGAAAAAGGCTACCGGGCAGAAGGCCTTGCGATTTTGCTGGGCGGCTTATTTAACGCGTTTCCCTATACAGCTTTCTCGCAGAATGTCGGCATCGTTCAGCTCTCAAAGATGAAAAGTGTCAACGTCATCGCCATCACAGGAATCATACTGGTCGCGATCGGGCTGGTTCCAAAAGCAGCGGCCCTGACAACAGTGATCCCCACCCCAGTTCTCGGCGGCGCAATGATCGTCATGTTCGGCATGGTCATTTCTTACGGGATCAAAATGCTATCCAGCGTTGACCTTGATTCGCAAGGCAACCTGCTGATTATCGCCTCTTCCGTCAGCTTGGGGCTTGGCGCTACAACAGTTCCCGCGTTGTTTTCATCTCTTTCGGGCGCGGCCTCTGTCTTGGCAGGAAGCGGAATTGTGATCGGCAGTTTGACGGCCATTGCACTGCACGCTTTTTTTCAAACCAAACAGCCGAATAGCGCAGACATAAAAACGTAA
- the yuzJ gene encoding putative type I toxin (Evidence 3: Putative function from multiple computational evidences; PubMedId: 20156992, 20525796, 21670523; Product type f: factor), protein MGFYNSGGYSGNSGYSNGFGSSFALIVVLFILLIIVGAAIFNY, encoded by the coding sequence ATGGGATTCTACAATTCTGGTGGATACAGTGGAAACTCTGGTTACTCAAACGGTTTCGGGAGCTCCTTCGCTTTGATCGTGGTGCTATTCATTTTGTTGATCATTGTTGGAGCAGCTATCTTTAATTATTAA
- the pucE gene encoding xanthine dehydrogenase, iron-sulfur subunit (Evidence 2a: Function from experimental evidences in other organisms; PubMedId: 9098051, 11344136, 18569337; Product type e: enzyme), whose protein sequence is MDIKEAGPFPVKKEQFRMTVNGQAWEVAAVPTTHLSDLLRKEFQLTGTKVSCGIGRCGACSILIDGKLANACMTMAYQADGHSITTIEGLQKEELDMCQTAFLEEGGFQCGYCTPGMIIALKALFRETPQPSDKDIEEGLAGNLCRCTGYGGIMRSACRIRRELNGGRRESGF, encoded by the coding sequence ATGGACATAAAAGAGGCCGGGCCATTTCCTGTAAAAAAGGAACAGTTCCGGATGACCGTGAATGGTCAGGCGTGGGAGGTTGCTGCCGTTCCTACGACACATCTGAGTGACCTGCTTAGAAAGGAATTTCAGCTGACCGGGACAAAGGTGTCCTGCGGAATCGGCCGCTGCGGAGCCTGCTCTATTTTAATCGACGGAAAACTGGCCAATGCGTGCATGACGATGGCCTATCAAGCAGACGGCCATTCCATCACAACCATCGAGGGGCTTCAAAAAGAAGAGCTGGATATGTGTCAAACCGCTTTCCTGGAAGAAGGCGGCTTCCAATGCGGCTACTGTACGCCGGGAATGATCATTGCGCTTAAAGCATTGTTTCGGGAAACCCCTCAACCTTCTGACAAAGATATAGAAGAAGGGCTGGCGGGGAATTTGTGCCGGTGTACCGGGTATGGCGGGATTATGCGGTCAGCTTGCAGGATTAGAAGAGAGTTGAACGGGGGTAGACGGGAGTCCGGCTTTTAA
- the pucM gene encoding 5-hydroxyisourate hydrolase; also uricase subunit (Evidence 1a: Function from experimental evidences in the studied strain; PubMedId: 11344136, 16098976, 16782815, 21795808; Product type e: enzyme) yields MGKLTTHILDLTCGKPAANVKIGLKRLGESIMKEVYTNNDGRVDVPLLAGEELMSGEYVMEFHAGDYFASKNMNAADQPFLTIVTVRFQLADPDAHYHIPLLLSPFGYQVYRGS; encoded by the coding sequence ATGGGAAAACTGACAACCCATATTTTAGATTTAACCTGCGGCAAACCAGCGGCGAACGTAAAAATTGGATTGAAGCGGCTGGGCGAAAGTATTATGAAAGAGGTATACACTAACAATGACGGCAGGGTCGATGTCCCTCTGCTGGCTGGTGAAGAGCTGATGTCAGGAGAGTATGTGATGGAATTTCATGCAGGAGACTATTTTGCGAGTAAAAACATGAACGCAGCCGATCAGCCGTTTTTAACCATCGTCACCGTCCGTTTTCAGCTAGCAGATCCAGATGCACATTATCATATCCCGCTCTTGCTGTCGCCGTTTGGTTATCAGGTGTATAGGGGGAGTTAA
- the pucD gene encoding xanthine dehydrogenase, substrate and molybdenum cofactor subunit (Evidence 2a: Function from experimental evidences in other organisms; PubMedId: 9098051, 11344136, 18569337; Product type e: enzyme): MIINKPSRVRPDGRGKVTGELKYMTDLSFPGMLYGKVLRSAYPHAEIVSVCTIKAEKMEGVQAVVTHKDVPGLNRFGIVIPDQPVLCEDRVRYVGDAIAAVAAETEEIAEAALELIQVEYKELEVMDSPEKALRPNAQRLHEDGNILHRAFFSNGDVEEGFQASDTVFEETYELPRQMHTYMETEGGVAVPEDDGGFTMYAGTQHGYKDRFQLARIFDIPEEKIRIVSSPMGGSFGGKDELNIQPYAALLALKSGRPVKIHQTRKESVRSGIKRHPMKITIKTGADHSGNLLAHDVKIVADTGAYATLGPAVLDFSVEHAAGPYRIPNIRTEGISVFTNNGVAGEFRGFGGNQITFALETHLDRLSGMLGIDPLELRRKNIRKPHDLGPLEHRIAPTDGAAQVLNAISKSPILKKTSRNCGYLQRGTGAAITMHGGGLGFGRMDAAGGRLSLSSEGKITASFGFEECGQGILAAIEQIVMEELGCAAEDISIVIGDTAKVPKSGSSTASRGTSMVWHAIQRLKKPFLAQLKKRAAEWSGCSAENLIPGAAGLRDKNTKALVVTYKELAEKGPLAEETAFDFPTTPDPVVGGHFLYSFGAAAVEVEVDLLTGDVKLIDCEHAIAAGPVVSPQGYRGQIEGGAAMALGYTLMEEAKMTDGRYAAENLDHYLIPGIKDVPDMKLIAIEDLMKGDVYGPRGVGEIGTIAITPAIVKAVHDAVGCWINKLPISREELLEAIDRKGLKQWT; the protein is encoded by the coding sequence ATGATCATCAACAAACCGTCAAGAGTCAGGCCGGATGGAAGGGGTAAGGTCACAGGGGAATTGAAATATATGACCGATCTCAGCTTTCCAGGAATGCTGTATGGCAAGGTGCTGAGAAGTGCTTATCCTCATGCAGAGATTGTGTCGGTTTGCACCATAAAAGCTGAGAAAATGGAAGGCGTGCAGGCCGTCGTCACACATAAAGACGTTCCCGGCTTAAACCGATTTGGCATTGTCATCCCTGATCAGCCGGTTTTATGTGAGGACAGGGTGCGGTATGTCGGGGATGCGATCGCCGCAGTTGCTGCGGAAACGGAAGAAATCGCGGAAGCGGCGCTGGAGCTGATTCAAGTTGAGTATAAAGAGCTGGAAGTCATGGATTCACCAGAAAAAGCGCTTCGGCCGAATGCGCAAAGACTGCATGAGGACGGGAATATCCTGCACCGCGCATTTTTTTCAAACGGTGATGTGGAAGAAGGGTTTCAAGCATCTGACACAGTCTTTGAAGAAACCTATGAGCTGCCGCGGCAGATGCATACGTATATGGAAACGGAGGGAGGTGTAGCCGTTCCGGAAGACGACGGGGGTTTTACGATGTATGCAGGAACCCAGCACGGCTATAAAGACCGTTTCCAGCTTGCCCGTATTTTTGATATTCCTGAAGAGAAGATCAGAATTGTGTCAAGTCCGATGGGCGGCTCGTTCGGAGGGAAGGATGAGCTGAATATTCAGCCGTATGCTGCGCTTTTGGCCCTGAAAAGCGGACGCCCTGTCAAAATTCATCAGACACGAAAGGAATCTGTACGTTCTGGCATTAAGCGCCATCCGATGAAGATTACGATAAAAACGGGTGCAGATCATTCGGGAAATCTATTGGCGCACGACGTGAAAATTGTGGCGGACACAGGCGCTTACGCTACGCTCGGACCGGCTGTTCTTGATTTTTCTGTCGAGCATGCCGCGGGGCCGTACCGTATTCCGAATATCCGGACTGAAGGAATATCAGTATTTACGAACAACGGGGTGGCGGGGGAATTTCGGGGCTTTGGCGGCAACCAAATCACATTTGCACTCGAAACCCATCTCGATCGTCTCAGCGGCATGCTTGGCATCGACCCGCTCGAGCTGAGAAGAAAAAATATCAGAAAACCGCATGACTTGGGGCCGCTTGAGCATCGAATTGCACCAACTGACGGAGCGGCACAGGTGTTGAATGCCATATCTAAATCTCCCATTCTTAAAAAAACAAGCCGGAACTGCGGGTATCTGCAAAGAGGCACGGGAGCGGCAATTACAATGCACGGCGGCGGGCTGGGGTTTGGCCGAATGGATGCGGCAGGAGGCCGTTTGTCTCTTTCGAGTGAAGGCAAAATCACTGCTTCGTTTGGATTTGAAGAATGCGGACAGGGGATTCTAGCAGCGATTGAACAGATTGTCATGGAGGAGCTGGGTTGTGCCGCAGAGGATATTTCCATTGTTATTGGGGATACCGCAAAAGTGCCGAAGTCAGGCTCCTCCACAGCATCCCGCGGCACAAGCATGGTGTGGCACGCGATCCAGCGTTTGAAGAAGCCGTTTCTAGCTCAGTTGAAAAAACGGGCGGCAGAATGGAGCGGCTGTTCAGCGGAAAATCTTATTCCCGGCGCTGCAGGCTTGCGTGACAAAAACACAAAGGCGCTCGTGGTGACGTATAAGGAGCTGGCTGAAAAAGGCCCTTTGGCAGAGGAAACGGCCTTTGACTTTCCAACAACGCCTGATCCTGTGGTGGGCGGCCATTTCCTCTACTCATTTGGAGCGGCTGCCGTTGAGGTGGAGGTAGATCTGTTAACAGGCGATGTCAAATTGATAGATTGTGAGCACGCTATTGCGGCAGGTCCGGTTGTCAGTCCGCAGGGATATCGAGGTCAAATTGAAGGCGGCGCTGCCATGGCACTCGGCTACACACTGATGGAGGAAGCGAAAATGACGGATGGCCGTTATGCTGCGGAAAATCTCGATCACTATTTGATTCCCGGAATCAAAGATGTTCCTGACATGAAGCTGATTGCAATAGAAGACTTAATGAAGGGAGACGTATATGGACCGCGCGGTGTTGGTGAAATCGGAACAATCGCCATCACTCCGGCGATTGTAAAGGCAGTACATGATGCGGTCGGATGCTGGATAAACAAGCTGCCAATTTCAAGAGAAGAGTTGCTTGAAGCGATCGACAGAAAGGGGCTGAAGCAATGGACATAA